In Tiliqua scincoides isolate rTilSci1 chromosome 1, rTilSci1.hap2, whole genome shotgun sequence, the following are encoded in one genomic region:
- the SLC30A6 gene encoding zinc transporter 6, whose amino-acid sequence MGTIHLFRKSQRSLLGKLTQEFRLVAADRRSWKILLFGAINVVCTGFLLMWCSSTNSIALTAYTYLTIFDLFSLITCLINYWVMMKKPSPVYSFGFERFEVVAVFASTVLAQLGALFILKESAERFVEQPEIHTGRLLVGTFVALSFNLFTMLSIRNKPFAYVSEAASTSWLQEHVADLSRSLCGIIPGLSSIFLPRMNPFVLIDLAGALALCITYMLIEINNYFAIDTASAVAIALMTFGTMYPMSVYSGKVLLQTTPPHVIGQLDKLIREVSTLDGVLEVRNEHFWTLGFGTLAGSVHVRIRRDANEQMVLAHVTNRLYTLVSTLTVQIFKDDWIRPTLTSGPIANNILNISDHHIIPMPPLKSSEDSNPTTSTPAKLTSPPPEFSFNTPGKNMNPVVFLNTQTRPYRLGFNRGTVPYSSMFTQGFGMPGMGTTQGFRTGLINAPHRYGAGSRGQFRP is encoded by the exons ATG GGAACGATACATTTATTTCGCAAATCACAGAGATCGCTACTTGGCAAGTTAACACAGGAATTTAGATTAGTTGCAGCCGATCGAAGG TCTTGGAAGATCTTGCTATTTGGTGCAATAAATGTAGTATGTACTGGTTTCCTGCTTATGTGGTGCAGTTCTACAAACAGCATAG CTTTAACTGCATATACCTACCTGACAATCTTTGATCTTTTTAG CTTAATCACATGCTTAATAAATTATTGGGTTATGATGAAGAAGCCCAGCCCAGTCTATTCATTTGG gTTTGAAAGATTTGAAGTTGTAGCAGTCTTTGCCTCCACAGTTCTTGCACAACTTGGGGCTCTTTTTATACTGAAAGAAAG TGCTGAACGATTTGTGGAACAACCAGAGATTCACAC aGGTCGATTGCTGGTTGGTACCTTTGTGGCACtctccttcaacctctttacaatGCTTTCTATTAGGAATAAGCCTTTTGCTTATGTCTCTGAAG CGGCAAGTACAAGCTGGCTTCAGGAGCATGTTGCAGATCTTAGcaggag TTTGTGTGGTATCATTCCGGGGTTGAGCAGCATCTTTCTTCCACGAATGAATCCTTTTGTACTGATTGATCTTGCAGGAGCTTTAGCTCTTTGCATTACGTATATGCTAATTGAAATTAA TAATTATTTTGCTATAGATACTGCCTCAGCAGTAGCCATTGCCTTGATGACATTTGGTACCATGTATCCCATGAGTGTCTACAGTGGAAAGGTATTACTTCAG ACAACACCACCGCATGTGATTGGACAGTTAGATAAACTTATAAGAGAG GTTTCTACTTTGGATGGAGTATTAGAAGTTCGAAATGAACACTTCTGGACATTAGGATTTGGGACTCTG gCTGGATCAGTCCACGTGAGAATTAGAAGAGATGCCAATGAACAAATGGTGCTTGCACATGTGACTAATCGGTTGTATACTTTAGTATCTACCTTGACTGTTCAGATTTTCAAAGACGATTGGATCAGGCCTACATTGACTTCTGGACCTATTGCAAACAATATACTGAACATTTCAGATCATCACATCATTCCAATGCCACCTCTAAAGTCTTCAGAAGATTCTAACCCCACTACATCTACTCCAGCTAAACTAACCAGCCCACCTCCagaattctcatttaacactccagGAAAAAATATGAATCCGGTCGTTTTCCTGAACACTCAGACAAGGCCCTATAGACTAGGCTTCAACCGTGGAACTGTACCTTACAGCAGTATGTTTACTCAAGGATTTGGAATGCCAGGAATGGGGACAACCCAGGGATTCAGGACTGGCTTAATAAATGCCCCACACAGATATGGAGCTGGCAGTCGAGGACAGTTCAGACCCTAG